In Deltaproteobacteria bacterium, one DNA window encodes the following:
- a CDS encoding amidophosphoribosyltransferase — MFDGWNEECGIFGIHGHPEASNMTYLGLYALQHRGQESAGIASTDGEVITFHKEMGLVADIFSEEILSRLPGHAAIGHVRYSTTGSSDLKNAQPVVVDFESGSIAVAHNGNLVNAHEIKRELEVSGSIFQSTMDTEVIVHLIARSRKDRIEDRIVDALNQVRGAYSLLFMTRDKLIGVRDPHGIRPLVLGKLKGEDGGTVICSESCALDLIEADFLRDVAPGEMVVVDHRGTQSYHPFLPAVERFCIFEYIYFARPDSVLGGRSIYEVRKALGRQLAREHPAGADIVIPVPDSGVPAALGYSEAAGIPFEMGLIRNHYVGRTFIEPQQSIRHFGVKIKLNAVRGVVNGKRVVVVDDSIVRGTTGRKIIKMIRAAGAKEIHVRISSPPTCYPCFYGIDTPLRRDLIAATHTLEEINTYLTSDTLGYLSMEGLHACVPNGNISYCDACFSGNYSIPLETVETEEQLPLFRGSVRI; from the coding sequence ATGTTCGACGGCTGGAACGAGGAGTGCGGGATCTTCGGGATCCACGGCCACCCCGAGGCGTCCAACATGACGTACCTGGGGCTCTACGCCCTGCAGCACCGCGGGCAGGAGAGCGCCGGGATCGCCAGCACGGACGGCGAGGTCATCACCTTCCACAAGGAGATGGGGCTGGTCGCCGACATCTTCTCGGAGGAGATCCTGTCCCGCCTCCCCGGCCACGCCGCCATCGGCCACGTCCGCTACTCGACCACCGGCAGCTCCGACCTGAAGAACGCGCAGCCCGTGGTGGTCGACTTCGAATCCGGATCCATCGCCGTCGCCCACAACGGGAACCTCGTGAACGCGCACGAGATCAAGCGGGAGCTCGAGGTCTCCGGTTCCATCTTCCAGTCGACGATGGACACGGAAGTCATCGTCCACCTCATCGCGCGCTCCCGGAAGGATCGGATCGAGGACCGGATCGTCGACGCGCTGAACCAGGTCCGCGGCGCGTACTCCCTCCTGTTCATGACCCGCGACAAGCTGATCGGGGTGCGGGACCCCCACGGGATCCGCCCGCTGGTCCTCGGGAAGCTCAAGGGGGAGGACGGCGGCACGGTGATCTGCTCCGAGTCGTGCGCGCTCGACCTCATCGAGGCGGATTTCCTCCGGGACGTCGCGCCCGGCGAGATGGTCGTGGTCGACCACCGCGGAACGCAGTCGTACCACCCGTTCCTCCCGGCGGTCGAGCGGTTCTGCATCTTCGAATACATCTACTTCGCCCGCCCCGACTCGGTGCTGGGCGGCAGGAGCATCTACGAGGTCCGCAAGGCGCTCGGCCGGCAGCTCGCCCGGGAGCACCCGGCCGGCGCGGACATCGTGATCCCGGTCCCCGATTCGGGCGTGCCGGCGGCGCTGGGGTATTCGGAGGCGGCGGGGATCCCGTTCGAGATGGGGCTGATCCGGAACCATTACGTGGGGCGCACCTTCATCGAGCCGCAGCAGTCGATCCGGCATTTCGGCGTGAAGATCAAGCTGAACGCCGTGCGCGGAGTGGTGAACGGGAAGCGGGTCGTCGTGGTCGACGATTCGATCGTGCGGGGGACGACGGGCCGCAAGATCATCAAGATGATCCGGGCGGCGGGGGCGAAGGAGATCCACGTCCGCATCAGCTCGCCGCCGACCTGCTACCCGTGCTTCTACGGGATCGACACGCCGCTGCGGCGCGACCTGATCGCGGCCACTCACACGCTGGAGGAGATCAACACGTATCTCACCTCCGACACCCTGGGGTACCTCAG